In Microtus ochrogaster isolate Prairie Vole_2 chromosome 4, MicOch1.0, whole genome shotgun sequence, one genomic interval encodes:
- the Slc27a4 gene encoding long-chain fatty acid transport protein 4: MLLGASLVGALLFSKLVLKLPWTQVGFSLLLLYLGAGGWRFVRIFIKTVRRDVFGGIVLLKVKAKVRRYLQERKTVPLLFASVVRRHPDKTALIFEGTDTHWTFRQLDDYSSRVANFLQARGLVSGNVVALFMENRNEFVGLWLGMAKLGVEAALINTNLRRDALRHCLDTSKALALIFGSEMASAVSEIHGSLKPSLSLFCSGSWEPSTVPANTEHLDPLLENAPKHLPSHPDKGFTDKLFYVYTSGTTGLPKAAIVVNSRYYRMAALVYYGFRMRPDDIVYDCLPLYHSAGNIVGIGQCLLHGMTVVIRKKFSASRFWDDCIKYNCTIVQYIGELCRYLLNQPPREAESRHKVRMALGNGLRQSIWTDFSSRFHIPQVAEFYGATECNCSLGNFDSQVGACGFNSRILSFVYPIRLVRVNEDTMELIRGPDGVCIPCQPGQPGQLVGRIIQQDPLRRFDGYLNQGANNKKIAKDVFKKGDQAYLTGDVLVMDELGYIYFRDRTGDTFRWKGENVSTTEVEGTLSRLLEMADVAVYGVEVPGTEGRAGMAAVASPTSSCDLKRFAQTLEKELPLYARPIFLRFLPELHKTGTFKFQKTELRKEGFNPAVVRDPLFYLDARKGCYVALDQEAYTRIQAGEEKL; this comes from the exons ATGCTGCTTGGGGCATCTCTGGTGGGGGCATTACTATTCTCCAAGCTGGTGCTGAAACTGCCCTGGACCCAAGTGGGATTCTCCCTGTTGCTCCTGTACTTGGGGGCTGGCGGCTGGCGCTTCGTCCGGATCTTCATCAAGACCGTCAGGCGAGATGTCTT TGGCGGCATCGTGCTCCTGAAGGTGAAGGCAAAGGTTCGACGGTACCTTCAGGAGCGGAAGACAGTGCCCCTGTTGTTTGCCTCAGTGGTGCGACGCCACCCCGACAAGACAGCCCTGATTTTCGAGGGAACAGACACCCACTGGACCTTCCGCCAGCTGGATGACTACTCCAGTCGTGTGGCCAACTTCTTGCAGGCCCGGGGCCTGGTCTCAGGCAATGTAGTTGCCCTCTTTATGGAGAACCGTAATGAGTTTGTGGGTCTATGGCTGGGCATGGCCAAGCTGGGCGTGGAGGCGGCTCTCATCAACACCAACCTTAGACGTGATGCCCTGCGCCACTGTCTTGACACCTCAAAGGCACTAGCCCTTATTTTTGGCAGCGAGATGGCCTCAG CCGTCTCTGAGATCCATGGTAGCCTGAAGCCCTCACTCAGCCTCTTCTGCTCCGGTTCCTGGGAgcccagcacagtgcctgccAACACAGAGCATCTGGACCCTCTGCTAGAAAATGCCCCGAAGCACCTGCCCAGTCATCCTGACAAGGGCTTTACAG ATAAGCTCTTCTATGTCTACACATCGGGCACCACAGGGCTACCCAAGGCTGCCATTGTGGTGAACAGCAG GTATTACCGTATGGCTGCCCTGGTGTACTACGGATTCCGCATGCGGCCTGACGACATTGTCTATGACTGCCTCCCTCTCTACCATTCAGCAG GAAACATCGTGGGGATCGGCCAGTGTCTACTCCATGGCATGACCGTGGTGATCCGGAAGAAGTTCTCAGCCTCCCGGTTCTGGGATGATTGTATCAAGTATAACTGCACA ATTGTACAGTACATTGGCGAGCTTTGCCGCTACCTCTTGAACCAGCCGCCCCGGGAGGCTGAGTCTCGGCACAAGGTGCGCATGGCACTGGGCAACGGCCTTCGGCAGTCCATCTGGACCGACTTCTCCAGCCGGTTCCACATCCCCCAAGTGGCCGAGTTCTATGGGGCCACTGAGTGCAACTGTAGCCTGGGCAACTTTGACAGCCAG GTAGGGGCCTGTGGCTTCAATAGCCGCATCCTGTCCTTCGTGTACCCCATCCGGTTGGTTCGAGTCAATGAGGATACCATGGAACTGATCCGGGGACCTGACGGTGTCTGCATTCCCTGTCAACCAG GCCAGCCAGGCCAGCTGGTGGGTCGCATTATCCAGCAGGACCCCCTGCGCCGTTTTGATGGTTACCTCAACCAGGGTGCCAACAACAAGAAGATCGCTAAAGATGTCTTCAAGAAGGGGGACCAAGCCTACCTCACTG GTGATGTGCTGGTGATGGATGAGCTGGGCTACATTTACTTCCGAGACCGCACAGGGGACACGTTCCGCTGGAAAGGGGAGAATGTGTCTACCACCGAAGTAGAAGGCACACTCAGCCGCCTGCTGGAGATGGCCGATGTGGCCGTGTATGGTGTCGAGGTGCCAG GAACTGAGGGCCGAGCAGGAATGGCTGCTGTGGCAAGCCCGACGAGCAGCTGTGACCTGAAGCGCTTTGCACAGACATTGGAAAAGGAGCTGCCGCTGTATGCCCGCCCCATCTTCCTGCgcttcctgcctgagctgcaTAAAACAG GGACCTTCAAGTTCCAGAAGACAGAGCTGCGGAAGGAAGGCTTTAACCCAGCTGTTGTGAGAGACCCACTGTTCTATCTGGATGCCCGGAAGGGCTGCTATGTTGCACTGGACCAAGAGGCCTATACCCGCATCCAGGCAGGCGAGGAGAAGCTGTGA
- the Coq4 gene encoding ubiquinone biosynthesis protein COQ4 homolog, mitochondrial, whose translation MVTLLLRSLRRHRSSPRGLLLLAVDVPLRNGSHGTRPLYPDHIPTTSLQKILLAAGSAGMALYNPYRHDMVAVLGETTGCHTLRFLRDQMKKDPEGAQILQERPRISLSTLDLSKLRSLPEGSLGREYLRFLDVNRVSPDTRAPTRFVDDEELAYVIQRYREVHDMLHTLLGMPTNMLGEVVVKWFEAVQTGLPMCILGALFGPIRLRAQNLQVLFSELIPWAIQNGRRAPCVLNLYYERRWEQPLTALREELRISPPPAHIQGQA comes from the exons ATGGTGACCCTGCTGCTTCGCTCCCTGCGTCGGCACCGCAGTAGTCCGCGCGGTCTGCTGCTGCTAGCTGTAG ATGTTCCCCTCAGAAACGGGAGCCATGGCACCCGCCCGCTGTACCCGGACCATATCCCCACCACCTCGCTGCAAAAGATACTGCTGGCCGCAGGCTCGGCGGGAATGGCGCTCTACAACCCCTATCGCCACG ACATGGTTGCAGTTCTAGGGGAGACCACAGGATGCCACACCCTGAGATTCCTCAGGGACCAGATGAAGAAGGATCCAGAGGGTGCCCAGATCCTACA AGAGCGTCCCCGGATCTCACTGTCCACCCTTGACCTAAGCAAGCTCCGGAGCCTGCCTGAAGGCTCTCTGGGCCGTGAGTATCTCCGCTTCCTGGATGTGAAT AGGGTCTCCCCAGATACACGAGCACCTACCCGTTTCGTGGACGATGAGGAACTAGCCTATGTGATCCAGAGATACCGAGAGGTGCATGACATGCTCCACACGCTGCTGGGGATGCCCACCAATATGCTGG GAGAGGTTGTAGTGAAGTGGTTTGAAGCTGTGCAGACCGGCCTGCCCATGTGCATCCTGGGAGCACTCTTCGGACCCATCCGCCTCCGTGCTCA GAACCTACAAGTGCTGTTCTCTGAGCTGATCCCTTGGGCAATCCAGAACGGGCGCCGGGCCCCATGTGTTCTCAACCTCTACTACGAGCGGCGGTGGGAGCAGCCCCTGACAGCCCTGCGGGAAGAGCTGCGCATCAGTCCTCCCCCGGCACATATCCAGGGCCAGGCCTAG
- the Trub2 gene encoding mitochondrial mRNA pseudouridine synthase TRUB2, producing the protein MGSSGLARLQGLFAVYKPPGLKWLHVRETVELQLLKGLNAAKPPAPEHRVRFLLGPVEGSEEKKLTLTATSVPTLSTHRLVRGPAFTSLKIGVGHRLDSQASGVLVLAVGHGCRLLTNMYDAHLTKAYTVRGHLGKATDNFCEDGRLIEKTTYDHVTREHLDRILAVIQGSHQKALVMYSNLDLKSQEAYEMAVQGVIRPMNKSPMLISGIRCLHFAPPEFLLEVQCMHETQQQLRKLVHEIGLELKTTAVCVQVRRTRDGFFTLDDALLRTQWDLHSIQDAIQAAAPRVAAELKKNLRLGHR; encoded by the exons ATGGGGTCTTCGGGTCTGGCTCGACTGCAGGGGCTCTTCGCGGTCTATAAACCTCCCGGGCTGAAATGGCTGCACGTGCGGGAGACCGTGGAGCTGCAACTGCTGAAAG GTCTCAATGCAGCGAAGCCTCCGGCTCCTGAGCACCGTGTTCGCTTCTTGCTAGGCCCCGTGGAAGGCAGTGAAGAGAAGAAGTTGACTCTCACAGCCACGAGTGTGCCCACCCTCTCCACTCACAGACTCG TACGTGGCCCAGCATTTACCAGCCTGAAGATTGGTGTTGGACATCGCTTGGATTCCCAGGCTTCTGGTGTGCTGG TGCTCGCCGTGGGACATGGATGCAGACTCCTCACCAACATGTATGATGCTCACCTCACCAAG GCTTACACAGTGCGCGGCCACTTAGGCAAGGCTACAGACAACTTCTGTGAAGATGGGCGGCTGATAGAGAAGACCACATATG ACCATGTGACCAGAGAACACTTGGACCGCATCCTGGCTGTAATCCAAGGCTCCCACCAGAAGGCACTGGTGAT GTACTCCAACCTGGACCTGAAGTCCCAGGAGGCCTATGAGATGGCTGTGCAAGGTGTGATCCGGCCCATGAACAAGTCCCCGATGCTCATCTCTGGCATCCGCTGCCTGCACTTTGCACCTCCTGAGTTCCTTTTAG AGGTGCAGTGTATGCACGAGACgcagcagcagctgaggaagCTGGTGCATGAAATCGGCCTGGAGCTGAAGACCACCGCTGTCTGCGTGCAAGTGCGGCGCACTCGGGATGGCTTCTTCACACTGGACGATGCCCTCCTTAGAACCCAGTGGGACCTACACAGCATCCAGGATGCCATCCAGGCTGCAGCCCCCCGGGTGGCAGCAGAGCTGAAAAAGAACTTAAGGCTGGGCCACCGgtag